One Pyrus communis chromosome 4, drPyrComm1.1, whole genome shotgun sequence genomic region harbors:
- the LOC137731910 gene encoding stress-response A/B barrel domain-containing protein HS1-like isoform X2, whose protein sequence is MEEAKGVVMHVVLAKFKDGIAENKIEEIIKDFANLVNLIEPMKSFNWGKDVSSENLNQGFTHIFEWTFESTEGVAEYVYVAHPAHVDFANLFLSHVEKVLVIDYKPTAYVRASEERRGEGDL, encoded by the exons atggaggaaGCAAAGGGAGTGGTGATGCATGTAGTGCTAGCAAAGTTCAAAGACGGAATCGCAGAGAATAAGATCGAAGAAATCATCAAAGATTTCGCCAACCTCGTCAACCTCATCGAACCCATGAAATCTTTCAACTG GGGAAAGGACGTGAGCTCTGAGAACCTGAATCAAGGTTTCACTCATATCTTTGAGTGGACCTTTGAGAGCACGGAGGGTGTTGCAGAGTACGTGTACGTAGCTCATCCTGCCCATGTTGACTTCGCAAATTTGTTCCTTTCACATGTGGAGAAAGTCCTTGTGATCGATTACAAACCAACGGCA TATGTTAGAGCATCAGAGGAGAGACGGGGAGAGGGAGATTTGTAA
- the LOC137731910 gene encoding stress-response A/B barrel domain-containing protein HS1-like isoform X3 produces MEEAKGVVMHVVLAKFKDGIAENKIEEIIKDFANLVNLIEPMKSFNWGKDVSSENLNQGFTHIFEWTFESTEGVAEYVYVAHPAHVDFANLFLSHVEKVLVIDYKPTAVSV; encoded by the exons atggaggaaGCAAAGGGAGTGGTGATGCATGTAGTGCTAGCAAAGTTCAAAGACGGAATCGCAGAGAATAAGATCGAAGAAATCATCAAAGATTTCGCCAACCTCGTCAACCTCATCGAACCCATGAAATCTTTCAACTG GGGAAAGGACGTGAGCTCTGAGAACCTGAATCAAGGTTTCACTCATATCTTTGAGTGGACCTTTGAGAGCACGGAGGGTGTTGCAGAGTACGTGTACGTAGCTCATCCTGCCCATGTTGACTTCGCAAATTTGTTCCTTTCACATGTGGAGAAAGTCCTTGTGATCGATTACAAACCAACGGCAGTAAGTGTTTAA
- the LOC137731910 gene encoding stress-response A/B barrel domain-containing protein HS1-like isoform X1 — MEEAKGVVMHVVLAKFKDGIAENKIEEIIKDFANLVNLIEPMKSFNWGKDVSSENLNQGFTHIFEWTFESTEGVAEYVYVAHPAHVDFANLFLSHVEKVLVIDYKPTAQYVRASEERRGEGDL, encoded by the exons atggaggaaGCAAAGGGAGTGGTGATGCATGTAGTGCTAGCAAAGTTCAAAGACGGAATCGCAGAGAATAAGATCGAAGAAATCATCAAAGATTTCGCCAACCTCGTCAACCTCATCGAACCCATGAAATCTTTCAACTG GGGAAAGGACGTGAGCTCTGAGAACCTGAATCAAGGTTTCACTCATATCTTTGAGTGGACCTTTGAGAGCACGGAGGGTGTTGCAGAGTACGTGTACGTAGCTCATCCTGCCCATGTTGACTTCGCAAATTTGTTCCTTTCACATGTGGAGAAAGTCCTTGTGATCGATTACAAACCAACGGCA CAGTATGTTAGAGCATCAGAGGAGAGACGGGGAGAGGGAGATTTGTAA